The Pagrus major chromosome 1, Pma_NU_1.0 genome includes the window ccATTAGTTTTATGCcctttacattttcaaattattctTCAAAGATAGagagatattttactttatcCTGTTGACTTATGCAGGTTAGGGTTTGGCAAGtttaaataatattcaccaaatgtATAGATtccaaacaataaacaacaaaagatataAATTCAGATTGTTAAAAAATTAAGTTTCTCAAACCTGCTCCAAGTAAACCCTCTCCCCGAACAAATCAATTAAAGATCTCTGTCACTGTTATCAGTTCTGTTCAATTTAGTTCATCCCCCATGAGTAAAGCCTTGTCTCAGAGCAATCAATGAAGGTTCTCTGAAACATCTCAGATGCTGTCGGAGTTTTCTCTGGACTCAATTATGCAGTGTCTTTCTGTGATAGAGGAAAGGTGTGTGTATTGCCTTCAGTGACACAAAAGAGCATATGGTTTTGAAGTAACGGTTTCCCTGGTTACCTTGCTGCTGTGCCTCTCTTTTAAAAAGACTTTTGGCCGCAGTAAATGCTTGTACTCTTGTGCAATATGCCTCCAGTATCTGGGTGTATTGACGTGGAATAAGACAGCACATGAAAGGGAAAATGATTGACAATTCTGGAGACAACTTCTCTAAGACAACTACATTAAGTAAACTCATACAAGTAATATTGTGCCTCTGAATTGTCATCATTTCTGGAAACTGTTGAGGTTGCTAAATTCTTTTCCAAAGGAGTCGGTACAGTTTATTTAAGAAATGAAATCTGTACAAAAATTGCAAACCTGAGACAAATTATGGAGCCTCTTTGATTTGTCGCTGCTCAAAATAATACAGCATAGATTCTATGCAAGTGATGTACTTCAGTTAATCCATAGTAAATATTCGtcctttattttgtgtttgactgacagctgtgtggAGGAGATCCTCAAAGCCGACTCAGGACAGCTCCAGGCTGAGGACTCTATGTATGGAGGGACGCCTCTGCACTGGGCCAAAACTGCTGAGGTGAAGAATATTACATTTTGTGTGGTTAGATATCCATAATGAATCTTAGTGGTACACATCCAGAGGAATTGATGTATTAGAACGGGATATTACAATGAGTTTATTACCTTGGAGTTGGAGCTTATGTAATTATTACAAAACTAACTGTAACTATGTTGCTGTGCATTTTCTGGGCTATCAAACCAAAACATTCATGTTAGGAATGATAAAAGTATCAAGAGGATTTCATACAGACAAGCTTCACATTTGAGGGGAAATGTCaagcagatgtttgaaaaaacattacCTCTCTCTTTGCCAGATGTGTCGTATACTGTTGGAACACGGCTGTGCAGTCAACTACCTCAGTAAGACCGGAGAGAGCCCGCTCCATATTCTGACCAAGAGGGGCCGCTTTGAGGCGGCCATGGTGCTGCTCACCCACGGAGCGAATGCCAACCTGAAGGGCCAGGATGGAAACACAGCCCTGCACTTAGCTATGAAGGTCCGTGTGCAAGATATCATCTCTCCTTTGTTCTTATTTTCCTGATGAGAACAATAATCTCTTACTGATGATAAAAATGGTCATAAAAAGGAGGTAAATGTCAAGGAATGATTTTGCAATGTGGTGGCAACACAGGCCCCTTTCACACTGGGCAAAAAACTCATCCACTGGCAATGCGAAAGGAGTTAATCACCTTTTATAAGCGGGTTTgcaggcatttaaaaaaaacacatataagcactaattttggtttaaaacactTTAAGGTTATAAAGATTATACATGGTTTATTTAAAGATTATAGAGGTTTTAAAATCCTAACCAATTTGGATATTAGGTTGCATCACACATACAGTGTAAGGATAAACTTCACAGATGTGCTTCTCTGCAATGGCCAGCATGCTCACACTGCAAGATGTTATCTGTCTTTCTCGGTTAGTTTGAGTGTTCATGTTCTTGTTTcaacaggaacattttttttctccttttgcaTCTATGCTATTTATGTAACTACATCCAAATTTTTATTGGATAGGTGAAAAAGCTAAATTGAAACACTTATTGAAAGTGCTGAATGTGACAGATTGATGACATCTGAAAGAGGATCCAAAGTTGAATTTTTCCTTTATTGTCATTTCCGTTTGAAATGTACAGtgcatgttaaaaaatattactTAAGTGCCTCTCTGTTCTTTAGATGGACCACATGGACTTGATCAAAGCTCTGATTGTGTTTGGGGCTGATGTGGAGATCCACAACGACCTGGGAGAAACACCTGGACTCATCGCTGCTCGCACCAGCAAAggtaagagagagggagagagaagaagagggaaaagagagcTTTAAACTGtgtggagatgagatgagggAGGCAAGGAGGTGTACAATGGAGGATGAACTAAAGGAAGCGAGAGGAGGGAAATAAGGAATTATGATGGATTGATTGAACTTAGATTGCATGACCTAACTGGTCTGTTTGAACGTTATAATAACATCTTAACACGTGCCTGCAAAACGgtaaataatatgtaaaatctTGTTTTACAGCTCCTTGCTACTTTTAAAGCTGTGAGCAATAAGCAAGATTATTCTGCCATATTGagtaaaataagataataagaAAGAGTCCaaagaggaaggaaacagaTTAAGaattattcaaaataaaactctggCCAGTAAATTGTTGTTATTTCAGTCTCTTCTACTCACTACTCTCATATTCACCTTCATAAACAGTAGAGGGCAGTACTACATTAAAAGTAAGACTCTTTGTTCTCACACCCTTGTCAGTATTTAAACTGCCCTTTAATttcttaaactggcaatagagaagttttttgttttaacgaCTCATGAAGAAAATTCTGATTGCACAATCTAATGGCTATATAAGAAAGGACATCATTGGCATTTAGGTTGATTCCCTTTAAACTTCACTTTAACTACACTAAGCCATTTTGCCTAATGGGCACGAAATCTGTCAGGAAAATGAAGGTTGACTGACGATCCAGTCAGGTTGAGCAACCTGACATCATTGCTGTCTGCTTTCGTGTTTCATGTTCCGTTAAAgactaataaataaattaacacgTGTTTTATCCTGTGTGGTTGGTGGCGGAAACTGTCTTTGTGACAGCGGCGCCAACATTATTCCACTTGGAAACAACCAGTGAAATAACAACTCTCTTACACAGTATCAGTGATACTGAAGAAATGTATAATATAGTCACCTTGTAGTTGTGAAATTCAGAAGCAGTTGAGTCGTTTCCTCGACACATTAACTCTAGTGCATGTTAGCGTGACTGTACCAGAGATAACTGATATTTTTGCAGTTCCTAGCAGCTGATAGAAATCAATGACTGAACGTATTTGAATAATTGTATGAGAGATTTCATTTTGAttgaggtttctgcctgttaaaggGCAGTGCTGGTTCACGGGggaatgttgggtctctgtaaattaTGTATGTTCTTGATCTGCTCTATAtaaaaagtgtcatgagatgacctttgtgaattggtgctatataaataaaaactgacaaactgacagaTCAGCACATTGCAACTCCTGAATTTGTGTTTCTAtccaaaaaacaacattatggtATAATCATATTTGTTGTTTGCACATAGAGATGGATGTCAACGAAACCACTCACTTGATGCTCTGAGGCAGAAGTGATGGGAAAGGAGTTTGCTTTATCGATACATTCATTGGTTTTGAAAATGCATGATAATTGCTAACAGCTCGTTCATgttcttgctctctctctcttcctctctctttgtctttctctctacttattattgtgtgtgcatgtctaaCATGTtgcctgcttgtgtgtgtaaCATAAAAGGTCCTAACAGAAAGATACTGCTGGACATGCTGTGTAATGTAGGGGTCCAGCGGTGCCTCCCACCCTCCCCCGGCAGTCCTCCCCCCATCTCCAAGCCTGGAGGCATAGGTAACGCCACCAGACGTCCTTCTTCCCTCCCTTCACTGTGCTGTTAAAGCccaaattaaaatgtctccCTTTGGTATTATGCAtactatttaatatttaactaCTGTGGAAAAAATTTAAAACCAAACCTACAGGCAGAGTTTTCTGTGAAACTTGAGCCACAacttttcatgtttatttgatACATCAGAACTGACCCAAAAGGCAGCATCACTCTGGTCCCTAGAAGTTTTGTGGCTTGTAGAAAACCCAGAAGCCCCTTTTACTTTTGGTATCCCTTATGTGTGAATTTGATGCCATGTGTTGGTCCCATACCAATAGCTGTTGTAATTGGCTGACAGGGTTTGAGGACATCATGTATGTGGGGGCTGCAGTCAGTGCAATGAGCAGAGGCAAGTCTGAAGTGGATGGCCCCAAAATGGAGATGAAGTGAGTTCAAAACTTCGGCTCagttgtaattttttaaatgaatattttcacattttttacttgAGAAAATTGCAGTTCTGGAAACAGCTaaactctctcctcttctctgcagGATGGATCGGCTCCTGTGTCTGGATGGTGGAGGTATTAAAGGCCTGGTGTTGATCCAGATGTTGATCGCTCTGGAGAGAGAGGCTGGTCGGCCCACCAGGGAGCTCTTCGACTGGGTGGCTGGCACCAGCACTGGGGGCATTTTGGCCCTCGCTATAATCCATGGTGTGTATGTTTACCCTTTTATTTTGACGTTTTTTAATAATGTagcattaaaaataacattgatGTTTCTTTTAATGTAGGTAAGTCCATGGAGTACCTGCGCTGCCTGTACTTTAGGATGAAGGAACAAGTGTTCAGAGGTTCACGACCTTATGAATCAGCACCGCTGGAGGACTTCCTGAAGAAAGAGTTTGGAGAGAACACCAAGATGACAGATGTCCGATACCCCAGGTAACTGTTCATGTTGAATGTCTCCATTGCCAGATTCTAAAAATGAACACATCTTGGTTTCATTTGTTGCAATTGCTGATTTTCAGGTTTGAAGAGATGtcaaatgtctttcttttctgttctctttccactcatttatttttttctgtacagGGTGATGGTGACCAGTGTTCTAGCAGACAGACATCCAGGCGAGCTGCACATCTTCAGGAACTATGACCTTCCCTCCGTCCGTAGAGAGCCCCCATATGCCACCACTGCCACATTCAAACCCCTCACCATCCCACAAGGTACTTTAGGAATGGGAGCCAATTATGTTTATTGGCTCATTGCACTGGTGCTCTCATGTTGTGATGGAGGGGTAGTG containing:
- the pla2g6 gene encoding 85/88 kDa calcium-independent phospholipase A2 isoform X2 — translated: MQFLGRLLDTVSSVSTLFTNPYRVRDVPLSDYSGGGKVMQKEEGRMVLYRNTQCQSWDCLLMCPETPTMTLRLFQVASEEDAMNWFPQYALKLRPFYETLPLKAETAQPIVDCIRSHPDWSSAHIAVETGLRDCLKHNYVQSQINARDASGQTPLHRACERGDSVCVKELLEESQARTDIKDRNGETPLHFAAKQDSPAIIQVMCSRLCSGVNELNNDGETPLHVACRLGRIESVKALLGGGAKCDVVGGAGYAIHSAMKYSEKGCVEEILKADSGQLQAEDSMYGGTPLHWAKTAEMCRILLEHGCAVNYLSKTGESPLHILTKRGRFEAAMVLLTHGANANLKGQDGNTALHLAMKMDHMDLIKALIVFGADVEIHNDLGETPGLIAARTSKGPNRKILLDMLCNVGVQRCLPPSPGSPPPISKPGGIGFEDIMYVGAAVSAMSRGKSEVDGPKMEMKMDRLLCLDGGGIKGLVLIQMLIALEREAGRPTRELFDWVAGTSTGGILALAIIHGKSMEYLRCLYFRMKEQVFRGSRPYESAPLEDFLKKEFGENTKMTDVRYPRVMVTSVLADRHPGELHIFRNYDLPSVRREPPYATTATFKPLTIPQGWEDEDVLIVGHTEEPPRKRRKVTGEGVCL